The Coffea arabica cultivar ET-39 chromosome 1e, Coffea Arabica ET-39 HiFi, whole genome shotgun sequence genome has a window encoding:
- the LOC140009291 gene encoding uncharacterized protein isoform X1 yields MADATSSTRQLSSTMEEEQSTRNTTELQNIQAAYRLNGKNYLKWSQLVRTFLKGKGKLSHLLEIAPDSETAGFEAWEQEDSMIMSWLWNSMIPEISDTCMFLPTAKAIWDALHQTYSKVNDAALIYDIKTKTTGAKQGTKTVTEYANFLQNQWQELDYYRALDLNCSKCAVFIKKFIERDRVYDFLAGLNSEFDLVRIQILGRPEFPSLTEAISQVRGEESRRGIMLELPSIENSALLSSKSQRLVLNKVAADKTNQTSGQKNREELWCTYCKKPRHTIDQCWKLHGKPPTREWGQKGGQQRQAHMSVQDPTQVIGGFSMEEIEKLKSMLETVDKPATNNSQSRNPGMCSLTLSGPGLGEEDWTS; encoded by the exons ATGGCGGATGCTACATCCTCAACGCGGCAATTGTCTTCAACTATGGAAGAAGAACAAAGTACACGGAACACAACAGAGCTTCAAAACATCCAGGCAGCATATAGACtaaatggaaaaaattatttgaagtgGTCTCAATTGGTTCGAACATTcctgaaaggaaaaggaaagttgAGTCATCTATTGGAAATAGCACCGGATAGTGAAACGGCGGGGTTTGAAGCATGGGAACAAGAGGATTCAATGATCATGTCTTGGTTATGGAATTCCATGATTCCTGAAATCAGCGATACATGTATGTTTCTTCCTACAGCAAAGGCAATTTGGGATGCCCTTCATCAGACATATTCCAAGGTTAATGATGCAGCTCTTATCTATGACATCAAGACAAAGACAACTGGAGCAAAACAAGGGACAAAAACAGTGACGGAGTATGCCAATTTTCTGCAAAACCAGTGGCAGGAACTGGATTATTACAGGGCACTTGATTTGAACTGTAGCAAATGTGCAGTGTTTATCAAGAAGTTCATAGAAAGGGATCGAGTTTATGATTTTTTGGCTGGCCTAAACTCTGAATTCGATCTTGTACGAATTCAAATTCTGGGCAGGCcagagtttccttctttaaCAGAAGCAATATCCCAAGTACGTGGAGAAGAAAGTCGCAGGGGTATTATGTTAGAGCTACCTTCAATAGAAAATTCAGCCCTTTTAAGTTCCAAATCTCAGCGGTTGGTACTGAACAAGGTTGCTGCGGACAAGACCAATCAAACAAGTGGGCAAAAGAATCGCGAGGAGTTGTGGTGCACATACTGCAAGAAACCACGACACACCATAGATCAATGCTGGAAACTACATGGGAAACCACCCACTCGTGAATGGGGACAAAAAGGTGGCCAGCAAAGGCAGGCTCATATGTCGGTTCAAGATCCAACTCAAGTGATTGGAGGGTTTAGTATGGAGGAAATTGAGAAGCTTAAAAGTATGTTAGAGACAGTTGACAAACCAGCAACTAACAATTCTCAATCAAGGAATCCGGGTATGTGTTCATTGACACTTTCAG GACCGGGGCTCGGGGAAGAGGATTGGACTAGCTAA
- the LOC140009291 gene encoding uncharacterized protein isoform X2, translating to MADATSSTRQLSSTMEEEQSTRNTTELQNIQAAYRLNGKNYLKWSQLVRTFLKGKGKLSHLLEIAPDSETAGFEAWEQEDSMIMSWLWNSMIPEISDTCMFLPTAKAIWDALHQTYSKVNDAALIYDIKTKTTGAKQGTKTVTEYANFLQNQWQELDYYRALDLNCSKCAVFIKKFIERDRVYDFLAGLNSEFDLVRIQILGRPEFPSLTEAISQVRGEESRRGIMLELPSIENSALLSSKSQRLVLNKVAADKTNQTSGQKNREELWCTYCKKPRHTIDQCWKLHGKPPTREWGQKGGQQRQAHMSVQDPTQVIGGFSMEEIEKLKSMLETVDKPATNNSQSRNPGPGLGEEDWTS from the exons ATGGCGGATGCTACATCCTCAACGCGGCAATTGTCTTCAACTATGGAAGAAGAACAAAGTACACGGAACACAACAGAGCTTCAAAACATCCAGGCAGCATATAGACtaaatggaaaaaattatttgaagtgGTCTCAATTGGTTCGAACATTcctgaaaggaaaaggaaagttgAGTCATCTATTGGAAATAGCACCGGATAGTGAAACGGCGGGGTTTGAAGCATGGGAACAAGAGGATTCAATGATCATGTCTTGGTTATGGAATTCCATGATTCCTGAAATCAGCGATACATGTATGTTTCTTCCTACAGCAAAGGCAATTTGGGATGCCCTTCATCAGACATATTCCAAGGTTAATGATGCAGCTCTTATCTATGACATCAAGACAAAGACAACTGGAGCAAAACAAGGGACAAAAACAGTGACGGAGTATGCCAATTTTCTGCAAAACCAGTGGCAGGAACTGGATTATTACAGGGCACTTGATTTGAACTGTAGCAAATGTGCAGTGTTTATCAAGAAGTTCATAGAAAGGGATCGAGTTTATGATTTTTTGGCTGGCCTAAACTCTGAATTCGATCTTGTACGAATTCAAATTCTGGGCAGGCcagagtttccttctttaaCAGAAGCAATATCCCAAGTACGTGGAGAAGAAAGTCGCAGGGGTATTATGTTAGAGCTACCTTCAATAGAAAATTCAGCCCTTTTAAGTTCCAAATCTCAGCGGTTGGTACTGAACAAGGTTGCTGCGGACAAGACCAATCAAACAAGTGGGCAAAAGAATCGCGAGGAGTTGTGGTGCACATACTGCAAGAAACCACGACACACCATAGATCAATGCTGGAAACTACATGGGAAACCACCCACTCGTGAATGGGGACAAAAAGGTGGCCAGCAAAGGCAGGCTCATATGTCGGTTCAAGATCCAACTCAAGTGATTGGAGGGTTTAGTATGGAGGAAATTGAGAAGCTTAAAAGTATGTTAGAGACAGTTGACAAACCAGCAACTAACAATTCTCAATCAAGGAATCCGG GACCGGGGCTCGGGGAAGAGGATTGGACTAGCTAA
- the LOC113689084 gene encoding calcium-dependent protein kinase 17 — MGNCCSQSSTDDAAAPENNAENGESEPKTGESATTPPRTTPPSASPNHSTKPSKQAPVGPVLGRPMEDVRSLYTIGKELGRGQFGVTHLCTNKQTGEQFACKTIAKRKLVNKEDIEDVRREVQIMHHLTGQPNIVELKGAYEDKHSVHLVMELCAGGELFDRIIAKGHYTERAAASLLRTIVQIVHTCHSMGVIHRDLKPENFLLLNKDENAPLKATDFGLSVFYKQGDMFKDIVGSAYYIAPEVLKRRYGPEVDIWSVGVMLYILLCGVPPFWAESENGIFNAILRGHVDFTSDPWPSISSGAKDLVKKMLTSDPKQRLTAVQVLNHPWIKEDGEAPDTPLDNAVLARLKQFRAMNKFKKVALRVIAGCLSEEEIMGLKQMFKGMDTDNSGTITLEELKQGLAEQGTKLSEYEVKQLMEAADADGNGTIDYEEFITATMHLNRMDREEHLYTAFQYFDKDNSGYITIEELEQALRDFGMSDGKDIKEIISEVDADNDGRINYDEFVAMMKKGQPDAPTNIKKRRDVFVS, encoded by the exons ATGGGGAACTGTTGCTCCCAGAGCAGCACAGACGATGCTGCTGCTCCTGAAAATAATGCCGAAAATGGAGAATCTGAGCCTAAAACTGGAGAGAGTGCTACCACACCCCCTAGGACTACCCCTCCTTCAGCCTCTCCTAATCATTCCACCAAGCCCTCAAAGCAGGCTCCAGTAGGGCCGGTTTTAGGCCGTCCAATGGAGGATGTTAGGTCATTGTATACCATTGGAAAAGAACTTGGAAGAGGGCAATTTGGCGTTACACATTTGTGCACCAACAAACAAACAGGTGAGCAATTTGCATGCAAAACCATTGCCAAGAGGAAGCTTGTAAACAAGGAGGATATCGAGGATGTTAGAAGGGAAGTCCAGATCATGCATCACTTGACAGGCCAGCCTAATATTGTGGAACTTAAGGGAGCATACGAGGATAAACATTCAGTTCATCTGGTGATGGAGTTGTGTGCTGGAGGAGAGCTGTTTGATCGGATTATTGCCAAGGGACATTATACCGAGCGAGCTGCTGCATCTTTGCTCAGAACTATTGTTCAGATTGTGCATACATGCCATTCTATGGGTGTCATTCATAGGGATCTCAAGCCTGAGAACTTCCTTCTCTTGAACAAGGATGAGAATGCTCCTCTCAAGGCCACAGATTTTGGTCTCTCTGTTTTTTACAAGCAAG GAGATATGTTCAAAGACATCGTGGGAAGTGCCTACTACATTGCACCGGAAGTCTTGAAGAGAAGATATGGACCTGAAGTGGATATCTGGAGTGTTGGGGTTATGTTATACATTCTTCTTTGTGGAGTCCCTCCTTTCTGGGCTG AGTCTGAGAATGGCATATTCAATGCAATTTTACGTGGCCACGTGGATTTTACAAGTGATCCATGGCCTTCAATTTCATCCGGAGCAAAGGATCTTGTAAAGAAAATGTTGACTTCTGATCCCAAGCAGAGACTTACAGCAGTTCAGGTCCTAA ATCATCCATGGATCAAGGAAGATGGAGAAGCACCTGATACGCCTCTTGATAATGCTGTTTTGGCCAGGCTCAAGCAGTTCCGAGCCATGAACAAATTCAAAAAAGTTGCTCTTCGG GTTATTGCAGGTTGCCTATCGGAGGAAGAGATCATGGGACTAAAGCAAATGTTCAAGGGCATGGATACTGATAATAGTGGTACAATTACACTCGAGGAACTGAAGCAAGGATTGGCTGAGCAAGGGACTAAGCTATCAGAATATGAAGTTAAACAATTGATGGAAGCA GCTGATGCAGATGGGAATGGGACCATAGATTACGAGGAGTTCATTACCGCGACAATGCACCTGAATAGAATGGACAGAGAAGAGCACCTTTACACTGCCTTCCAATACTTTGATAAGGACAATAGCGG GTACATTACAATAGAAGAATTAGAGCAAGCTCTCCGGGATTTTGGAATGAGTGATGGGAAGGATATAAAGGAAATCATTTCTGAAGTTGATGCTGATAAT GATGGCCGAATAAACTATGATGAATTTGTGGCCATGATGAAGAAAGGCCAACCAGATGCACCAACCAACATAAAGAAGAGGCGGGATGTATTTGTTTCATAA